A window of the Trichoderma asperellum chromosome 6, complete sequence genome harbors these coding sequences:
- a CDS encoding uncharacterized protein (EggNog:ENOG41~TransMembrane:1 (o506-525i)), whose product MAVSISGLRGWHPGEVAMQSKLGFAEAMSSTWQKIEDRMREQHRIFHTGNLPFIPITTIDDEGRPWASLVAGADGEIGFVEGPDLKTLIVNARLWPGEPLLDTLNKWVDGNGQNPTSPERYLTAGIGIEFPTRRRNKFAGYIEDVKRITKLDFRLNLQVNQTTGNCPKYINTRQLVGCKTTNPSIAYEKRHMTQFERLPKEVIEFITNADTVFVGSVYRSDPATAAKFPSHTGMNARGGLPGFTRVSPTDGRSVVLPDYSGNRFLSSLGNVESSKQIALTIVSFTTGNVLYLTGTAENLVGPPALEVMVKHASITVMKTTGFIFIRDALPVRQQFGTEVERSPYSPKVKYLVEEPKGQASAGGVHKATLSSATQLSHDLAVFRFKVTSKPGAEPIKIRPGQAIALDFMEWIGPPAYQHMANSAPGSINDDRVRTWTVSSTHEDRDVTWFDLTMREMKGGAVTGALFDVLRHSSNKWETPITITEDVVCEVVGVTGDFFLGQGNVNMLWVAGGIGITPFLAMLSALSERRAKENGDVVLALSTREPEMMLKLVQASLRNALLKLRLRIDIFTRQDHVDMDGIDQGNIRIKIHKGRITPNYFPEVASDRDILICGPGGFGDLAMDGLRAAGVSDDKMLREGFY is encoded by the exons ATGGCTGTATCAATATCAGGCCTTCGGGGATGGCATCCCGGGGAAGTTGCCATGCAATCGAAATTAGGCTTTGCCGAGGCAATGTCTTCTACATGGCAGAAGATCGAAGACAGAATGCGCGAACAGCATCGCATTTTCCACACCGGCAATTTACCTTTTATTCCGATAACTACCATAGACGATGAAGGGCGACCATGGGCTTCACTTGTTGCTGGGGCCGATGGAGAGATTGGATTCGTAGAGGGTCCTGATCTAAAAACCCTCATTGTAAATGCTAGATTGTGGCCCGGAGAGCCGTTGTTGGACACTCTCAATAAATGGGTTGATGGGAATGGCCAGAATCCGACCTCACCAGAGAGATATTTGACCGCCGGCATAGGAATTGAGTTTCCCACCCGAAGGCGCAATAAGTTTGCGGGATATATTGAAGACGTAAAACGAATCACAAAGTTGGATTTTAGACTGAATTTGCAGGTCAATCAAACTACGGG AAACTGCCCGAAATATATCAACACTAGACAACTTGTTGGCTGTAAAACCACCAACCCATCCATTGCATACGAGAAACGGCACATGACGCAGTTTGAGAGACTTCCGAAAGAAGTTATCGAATTCATTACGAATGCTGATACCGTGTTTGTTGGATCAGTCTATAGATCCGacccagccacagcagcgaAATTCCCCTCACATACTGGAATGAATGCGCGAGGTGGATTGCCAGGATTCACGCGTGTCAGTCCAACCGACGGACGTTCAGTGGTCCTACCTGACTACTCCGGGAACAGGTTCTTGTCTAGTCTTGGAAATGTTGAGTCGAGCAAACAGATTGCTCTTACAATTGTCTCATTTACAACTGGCAACGTTCTATATCTCACCGGAACGGCGGAAAACCTTGTCGGCCCTCCCGCCCTCGAGGTAATGGTTAAACACGCAAGCATCACTGTGATGAAAACAACAGGATTCATCTTCATTCGAGACGCTCTTCCCGTACGACAACAGTTTGGCACAGAGGTTGAGCGCAGCCCATACAGTCCTAAAGTCAAATATCTTGTTGAAGAACCCAAGGGCCAAGCAAGCGCCGGTGGTGTGCACAAGGCTACGCTATCCAGCGCAACGCAACTCTCGCATGACCTTGCTGTCTTTCGATTCAAGGTTACTTCGAAGCCTGGCGCTGAACCAATTAAAATACGACCTGGACAAGCTATCGCTTTAGACTTCATGGAATGGATAGGCCCTCCGGCGTATCAACATATGGCTAACTCTGCTCCTGGGTCGATCAACGATGATAGAGTACGGACCTGGACTGTTTCAAGTACCCACGAGGATCGGGATGTCACTTGGTTCGATCTAACGATGCGTGAGATGAAAGGAGGCGCAGTGACGGGGGCGTTATTCGATGTGTTGAGGCATTCCTCAAATAAGTGGGAAACGCCAATAACAATTACAGAAGATGTTGTTTGCGAAGTTGTCGGTGTAACAGGCGACTTTTTCTTGGGGCAAGGCAACGTTAATATGCTCTGGGTTGCtggcggcattggcatcaCTCCCTTCCTCGCCATGCTCAGCGCGTTGTCTGAACgaagagcaaaagaaaatggcgATGTTGTACTTGCCTTATCGACACGAGAACCCGAAATGATGCTGAAACTAGTCCAAGCTTCTCTCCGAAATGCTCTTTTGAAGCTCAGGCTACGAATCGACATCTTCACAAGGCAGGACCACGTGGATATGGACGGCATTGATCAGGGCAACATACGGATTAAAATACACAAGGGACGAATAACACCGAATTATTTCCCCGAGGTGGCAAGCGATAGAGACATTTTAATATGTGGTCCAGGGGGATTCGGCGATTTGGCAATGGACGGGCTGAGAGCCGCAGGTGTATCGGACGATAAAATGTTGCGAGAAGGGTTTTATTGA
- a CDS encoding uncharacterized protein (EggNog:ENOG41~SECRETED:SignalP(1-19)) — MGFAKLVPLLLLATKNALADTPIAVSDFTENGGLAAAQAAAPMWYMPSGTCMPSAAEDGEGNQTNGVDTDNCNINALANGCPVQPTWEGPNTFYGNVSGEPFVTIPTYWASTFCNGDSSGSDASYRIIYYVYFKKDTGHKSDWEGIVMRFTSPDGGNTYTRESVIMEQDGNHVHISWSDVDDTFEGDNDWENFAQKNLDHGKFYFGKFHHSVHQNWYTAAFKNTCPPLSADDYRNDDYQFWAYNNLRPVSVLNPNWVWGQADSPANIDICSY; from the exons ATGGGTTTCGCCAAACTTGTACCCTTATTACTTCTTGCTACCAAGAATGCTTTAGCGGATACGCCGATTGCCGTGAGCGACTTCACCGAGAATGGGGGTTTAGCAGCTGCGCAAGCCGCCGCGCCCATGTGGTATATGCCTTCTGGCACATGTATGCcctcagctgctgaagatggcgaagGCAACCAAACAAACGGCGTTGACACAGACAACTGCAATATCAACGCTCTAGCAAATGGCTGTCCAGTGCAGCCCACTTGGGAGGGACCCAACACATTCTATGGCAATGTTTCGGGTGAACCATTCGTCACTATTCCGACGTACTGGGCATCGACCTTTTGCAATGGCGACTCCTCCGGTTCTGATGCTTCATATCGTATCATCTACTACGTATATTTCAAGAAGGACACTGGCCATAAAAGCGATTGGGAAGGAATTGTGATGAGATTCACTTCTCCTGACGGAGGCAACACTTACACTCGCGAATCGGTCATTATGGAGCAAG ACGGCAACCATGTGCACATTAGCTGGTCCGATGTCGATGATACTTTCGAGGG GGATAATGACTGGGAGAACTTTGCTCAGAAGAATCTTGATCACGGCAAGTTCTACTTTGGTAAATTCCACCACTCTGTTCACCAGAACTGGTACACCGCAGCTTTCAAGAACACCTGCCCCCCTCTCTCAGCTGATGACTACCGCAACGATGACTATCAGTTCTGGGCATATAACAACCTGCGCCCCGTTTCTGTCTTGAATCCTAACTGGGTTTGGGGCCAAGCAGATTCACCTGCCAACATCGACATCTGttcttattaa
- a CDS encoding uncharacterized protein (EggNog:ENOG41), which produces MKAFEETSQLGAEWFSVGLASSFPDLGLDDDNLAKYRTCGGDAKPGCKVFQVPREDSLQSAEVTIREDGTLQRSDLKGLKDQVLVFRYKGKFHAVDHICPHSSYPLSQGTPFDIEDFGVILSAGLTCPKHGWSFDIFTGTADRGNYQLDIWETQLRETKSVDPRQTEVDNSKVLDIADKEVWVRRRQQGR; this is translated from the exons ATGAAAGCATTCGAGGAAACATCTCAACTTGGTGCAGAATGGTTCTCTGTCGGCCTCGCTTCATCGTTTCCCGACCTGGGACTCGACGATGATAACTTGGCGAAATATAGAACATGTGGTGGGGATGCCAAACCAGGATGCAAAGTTTTCCAAGTGCCCAGAGAAGATAGCCTTCAAAGCGCAGAGGTCACCATTAGAGAAGATGGTACCCTCCAACGATCGGATTTGAAGGGGCTTAAAGATCAGGTTCTGGTGTTTCGATACAAAGGAAAGTTTCACGCGGTTGATCAT ATATGCCCCCATTCCTCATACCCCCTCTCGCAAGGCACCCCCTTTGATATTGAGGATTTTGGAGTCATTTTAAGCGCTGGACTGACCTGTCCAAAACATGGATGGTCGTTCGATATATTTACTGGAACAGCGGACCGTGGGAACTACCAACTTGATATATGGGAAACACAATTGCGCGAAACCAAAAGCGTAGATCCGCGGCAGACAGAAGTTGAcaatagtaaagtattagATATCGCTGATAAAGAAGTATGGGTTAGGAGGAGACAACAAGGGAGGTAG
- a CDS encoding uncharacterized protein (EggNog:ENOG41), whose translation MANVLITGGGRGLGLGIVRQLANDSSIAKLFVTTRGNPSTELSKIIDAAGKKVIHILCEVVETASVRRAAAEVEEKLEGEGLDILINNIATAPTTPAGIHTMDAEELIQVFDVNVVAAHRVTAALIPSLKRGKQKKVIMVSSAVGSVAWADRYNWSPAYAYKITKTAMTISPGWLKTDMGSDKADLDVATGVTAVVNLFNKADASYNGKFYNIHVSGWEHNEGVNQYDGAEIPW comes from the exons ATGGCGAATGTACTAATTACTGGAGGAGGGcgtggccttggccttggcattGTCCGTCAACTAGCAAACGATTCAAGTATTGCAAAGCTTTTCGTTACCACGAGAGGAAACCCGTCAACTGAACTAAGCAAAATtattgatgctgctgggaaAAAAGTGATCCACATATTGTGCGAAGTTGTCGAAACCGCAAGTGTTCGGCGTGCTGCAGCcgaagtagaagaaaagcTCGAAGGAGAAGGCCTCGACATCTTAATCAATAATATCGCT ACAGCGCCAACTACTCCTGCAGGAATTCATACCATGGACGCGGAAGAGTTGATACAAGTTTTTGATGTCAACGTCGTCGCAGCCCATAGAGTTACTGCTGCACTTATTCCATCCTTGAAACGagggaaacaaaagaaggTTATCATGGT TTCTTCGGCAGTCGGGTCAGTTGCGTGGGCGGACCGTTACAACTGGTCGCCGGCATACGCGTATAAAATCACCAAAACTGCGATGA CCATAAGCCCAGGG TGGTTGAAAACAGACATGGGCTCTGATAAGGCCGATCTCGATGTCGCAACAGGAGTTACAGCGGTAGTGAATCTTTTCAATAAGGCGGATGCTAGCTACAACGGAAAGTTTTACAACATACACGTCTCAGGCTGGGAGCATAACGAAGGAGTAAACCAATATGATGGCGCAGAGATTCCATGGTAA
- a CDS encoding uncharacterized protein (EggNog:ENOG41), whose protein sequence is MASFSSDLSKKHVLVTGGSKGIGRSIVEAFLAEGANVSFCARTIRGDEFSSFAGASHGAQAVGSVVDIGNPEKIKAWISQTAGRFGRIDSIIANASPIIVEATSENWEKSFRADILGLITLIEASIPFLEERSKASENASIVVISSMAGFEARHPVAVSPYSTLKRAQAVLAKDYARKLGALGIRINSIAPGSIENPNITLPDGTIQWSSYQIVKRDNYPFYKALLDAVPLGRTGRPEEIANTVIFLASRLSSYVNGANIVVDGGMSITF, encoded by the exons ATGGCTTCTTTCTCTAGCGACCTCTCCAAGAAGCATGTCCTAGTGACAG GCGGCTCGAAGGGCATCGGCAGATCTATCGTAGAAGCTTTCCTAGCAGAGGGAGCAAATGTCTCGTTTTGCGCTCGTACAATTCGTGGGGATGAATTTTCATCTTTTGCGGGTGCCAGTCATGGAGCACAGGCCGTTGGCTCAGTTGTTGACATTGGAAACCCGGAAAAGATTAAAGCCTGGATAAGTCAAACAGCCGGGAGATTTGGTCGAATTGATTCCATTATTGCCAATG CATCTCCTATCATTGTGGAAGCAACAAGCGAAAACTGGGAGAAGAGTTTTCGCGCAGATATCTTAGGCTTGATTACTTTGATTGAAGCCTCTATACCTTTCCTCGAAGAGCGATCAAAAGCTTCTGAGAATGCGTCTATCGTCGTAATCAGCTCCATGGCGGGGTTTGAGGCGAGGCACCCGGTAGCTGTTTCTCCCTATTCTACGTTAAAGAGAGCTCAGGCTGTCTTGGCTAAAGATTATGCCCGAAAGCTTGGTGCTCTTGGCATTCGAATTAACTCCATTGCACCAGGTTCTATTGAGAACCCCAATATCACATTACCTGACGGTACGATACAGTGGAGTTCTTATCAAATTGTTAAGAGGGACAACTATCCATTCTACAAAGCTTTGCTGGATGCTGTTCCACTTGGAAGAACGGGTAGGCCAGAGGAGATTGCCAACACCGTCATCTTTCTTGCCAGCAGGCTCTCTAGCTATGTCAATGGGGCTAATATTGTAGTGGATGGTGGTATGTCTATCACATTTTAG